Proteins co-encoded in one Bradyrhizobium sp. 170 genomic window:
- a CDS encoding electron transfer flavoprotein subunit alpha/FixB family protein — MSTAPKSAAPAAGGGRAATKRELPERFKAYKHVWVFIEQERGIVHPVSWELMGAGRRLADKLNVDLAAVVIGPVGETTQQAVAESFCYGADLAYIVADDLLADYRNESYTKALSELVNTYKPEILLLGATTLGRDLAGSVATTLLTGLTADCTELDVDADGSLAATRPTFGGSLLCTIYTLNYRPQMATVRPRVMPMPERVTGAVWRVISHPLGLVEEDIVTKVLSFLLDRDSTKSNLAYADVVVAGGLGLGSPENFQLVQQLADVLGAEYGCSRPLVQKGWVTSDRQIGQTGKTIRPKLYIAAGISGAIQHRVGVEGGDLIVAINTDKNAPIFDFAHIGIVTDAIRLLPALTSAFRAQLSPHSNDRIAG, encoded by the coding sequence ATGAGCACCGCACCCAAAAGCGCAGCTCCGGCCGCGGGTGGTGGTCGCGCGGCGACCAAGAGGGAGCTGCCCGAACGATTCAAGGCGTATAAGCACGTCTGGGTCTTCATCGAGCAGGAACGCGGGATAGTGCACCCCGTCTCCTGGGAGCTGATGGGTGCCGGCCGCCGGCTCGCCGACAAGCTCAACGTTGACCTCGCCGCGGTTGTCATCGGCCCGGTCGGGGAGACAACGCAGCAGGCGGTCGCCGAATCCTTCTGCTACGGCGCCGACCTCGCCTATATCGTCGCGGATGATCTGTTGGCCGATTATCGCAATGAATCCTACACCAAGGCCCTGTCAGAGCTGGTCAATACGTACAAGCCGGAAATCCTACTCCTAGGGGCAACTACACTGGGCCGCGATCTCGCCGGCTCAGTGGCCACCACACTGCTCACCGGCCTAACTGCCGACTGCACCGAGCTCGATGTCGATGCCGACGGCTCGCTTGCAGCGACCCGGCCGACGTTTGGCGGCTCACTATTGTGCACGATCTACACACTGAACTATCGTCCACAGATGGCAACCGTCCGTCCGCGCGTGATGCCGATGCCCGAGCGCGTGACCGGCGCCGTCTGGCGCGTCATCTCGCATCCGCTCGGGCTTGTAGAAGAAGATATCGTCACAAAAGTGCTGTCGTTCCTGCTGGACCGCGATTCTACAAAGTCCAACCTTGCCTATGCCGACGTGGTCGTCGCCGGAGGGCTCGGTCTGGGATCGCCTGAGAACTTCCAACTGGTACAGCAGCTCGCGGACGTGCTTGGCGCCGAATATGGCTGCTCGCGGCCGCTGGTCCAGAAGGGCTGGGTCACCTCGGACCGACAAATCGGCCAGACCGGGAAAACCATTCGGCCAAAGCTCTATATCGCGGCCGGTATTTCCGGCGCGATCCAGCATCGCGTTGGCGTGGAGGGGGGCGACCTCATCGTTGCCATCAACACCGACAAGAACGCTCCGATCTTCGACTTCGCCCACATCGGCATCGTCACCGACGCCATTCGACTGTTGCCCGCATTGACCTCCGCATTCCGCGCGCAGCTGTCGCCGCACTCGAACGACCGCATCGCTGGCTAG